A stretch of the Aegilops tauschii subsp. strangulata cultivar AL8/78 chromosome 4, Aet v6.0, whole genome shotgun sequence genome encodes the following:
- the LOC109742201 gene encoding protein FAR1-RELATED SEQUENCE 5-like: MALAIPDAFKNIVHKLCRWHIMKKYREHLACLYNLHDDFKDEFTSILNWTLMPTEFEAAWKRLMDKYNLHDDAKMVGMWKEHERWISAYFKEIFYTKITSTQQSESMNYVLKKNFVSERQNLHRFVSQMAKLYSRAMYREIRKGLKLSTLFTATETEEPTKYLVRYNNPQKLSAWAQHAFQVVAYPVVEIYECECKLWDHTGIFCVHVMCMMQTIKAASVPEKYFLRRYTKRPNIQPTFNRNDLRTVVSNKASQYCIESSRLTLKMRVHRKSLRTQEQMARSRVFMDKLEQELDAMHSVETGGVAENEAIEQDIATMLSNMNHL, translated from the exons ATGGCTTTGGCGATCCCAGATGCTTTCAAGAACATAGTACACAAGCTGTGCCGCTGGCACATTATGAAGAAGTATAGGGAACACCTTGCATGCCTGTACAACCTGCACGATGACTTTAAGGATGAATTCACATCAATTCTCAATTGGACCCTCATGCCAACTGAGTTTGAGGCTGCCTGGAAAAGACTCATGGATAAGTACAACCTCCATGATGATGCCAAGATGGTGGGCATGTGGAAAGAGCATGAGAGATGGATATCAGCCTACTTCAAAGAAATTTTCTACACCAAAATAACATCCACACAACAAAGTGAGAGCATGAACTATGTGCTCAAGAAGAACTTCGTAAGTGAGAGACAAAACCTCCACCGGTTTGTCAGTCAG ATGGCAAAGCTTTACTCACGAGCTATGTACAGGGAGATTAGAAAAGGGCTAAAACTGAGCACACTCTTCACGGCGACAGAGACGGAAGAGCCCACAAAGTACCTCGTGCGCTACAACAACCCGCAAAAACTATCTGCGTGGGCTCAGCACGCGTTCCAGGTGGTTGCATACCCCGTGGTAGAAATATATGAGTGCGAGTGCAAGCTATGGGACCACACAG GTATTTTCTGCGTGCATGTCATGTGCATGATGCAGACAATTAAGGCTGCCAGCGTTCCAGAGAAATACTTCCTCAGGAGATACACCAAACGCCCGAACATCCAGCCAACATTCAACAGAAATGACTTGAGGACAGTAGTGTCAAACAAGGCATCCCAATACTGCATTGAAAGCTCACGGCTGACGCTGAAAATGAGGGTGCACAGAAAAAGCTTGAGAACCCAAGAGCAAATGGCGAGGTCACGGGTCTTCATGGACAAACTTGAACAAGAACTCGACGCcatgcattctgttgaaactggAGGTGTCGCGGAAAATGAAGCCATTGAGCAGGATATTGCTACAATGTTATCCAATATGAACCATCTGTGA
- the LOC141021719 gene encoding uncharacterized protein translates to MAEEPTAKRHHGETSDKSSNLVDVHVPGEKREPKRLKEFLQEEKLYTFVGFSIGGDKRMLNKSGLEINPNNFIDMQRKSKVPTTNKYYDSLADIAGSVIHPFYNSMKKKMEKKEDPKLWGNNPLPVKLIEYAGIDAYATYKSWKIIDNIVTGWDISKEQEADPYYHCNFAG, encoded by the exons atGGCGGAGGAACCGACCGCCAAGCGTCATCATGGCGAGACGTCGGACAAGAGCAGCAACCTCGTCGACGTTCACGTCCCCGGCGAGAAGCGCGA GCCCAAGCGCCTCAAAGAGTTCCTGCAGGAGGAGAAATTGTACACATTTGTCGGTTTCAGCATTGGAGGTGACAAGCGGATGCTGAACAAGTCTGGTTTGGAGATCAACCCCAACAACTTCATCGACATGCAGCGCAAGTCGAAAGTTCCAACCACCAACAAATACTACGACTCCTTGGCCGATATTGCAGGCAGCGTCATCCACCCATTCTACAACagcatgaagaagaagatggagaaGAAGGAAGACCCCAAACTGTGGGGGAACAACCCGCTGCCAGTCAAGCTCATCGAGTATGCGGGAATAGATGCGTACGCCACGTACAAATCATGGAAGATAATCGACAACATCGTGACAGGTTGGGATATTTCAAAAGAGCAGGAGGCTGACCCTTACTACCACTGCAACTTCGCGGGATGA